In Luteolibacter rhizosphaerae, one genomic interval encodes:
- a CDS encoding iron chaperone, giving the protein MKESDSKPASVDDYIAGFPAEVQAILKKVRATVTAAAPEAQEVISYRMPALKQKGILIFYAAFKGHIGFYPPITGDAKLEQAAAPYAGEKGNLRFPYDQAIPYELIGKLTELRVAQDKAKAAAKKRKP; this is encoded by the coding sequence ATGAAGGAATCCGACAGCAAGCCCGCCAGCGTGGACGACTACATCGCTGGCTTCCCCGCCGAGGTGCAGGCGATCCTGAAGAAGGTCCGCGCCACCGTCACCGCCGCCGCGCCCGAGGCGCAGGAGGTGATCAGCTACCGCATGCCTGCGCTGAAGCAGAAGGGCATCCTTATCTTCTACGCCGCCTTCAAGGGTCACATCGGCTTTTATCCACCCATCACCGGCGATGCGAAGCTGGAGCAAGCCGCCGCTCCCTATGCCGGGGAGAAGGGCAACCTGCGCTTCCCCTACGACCAAGCGATCCCCTACGAGCTGATCGGCAAGCTTACCGAGCTCCGTGTCGCGCAGGACAAGGCGAAGGCGGCGGCGAAGAAGCGGAAGCCATGA
- a CDS encoding GNAT family N-acetyltransferase — MASKPKIYIRPPDFPDAVAFVAAAQRSKKLHVPYIIAPDTPEKFAAYLERMAAPANYPFLICRRDTEELVGVVNLTHVIRGMFYSGYLGYYAFAGHERQGLMKQGLQAVVKHAFKEMRMHRLEANIQPANTPSIALAAACGFHKEGFSPRYLKVRGKWRDHERWAIVRP, encoded by the coding sequence GTGGCAAGCAAACCCAAGATCTACATCCGCCCGCCGGACTTCCCCGATGCGGTGGCCTTCGTGGCGGCGGCGCAGCGGAGCAAGAAGCTTCACGTCCCCTACATCATCGCGCCGGACACACCGGAGAAGTTCGCAGCCTACCTGGAGCGCATGGCCGCTCCGGCGAATTATCCCTTCCTGATCTGCCGTCGCGATACGGAAGAGCTGGTGGGCGTGGTGAATCTCACGCACGTGATCCGTGGCATGTTCTACAGCGGCTACCTCGGCTACTACGCCTTCGCCGGTCACGAGCGGCAGGGCCTGATGAAACAGGGCCTGCAGGCAGTGGTGAAGCACGCCTTCAAGGAGATGAGGATGCACCGGCTGGAGGCGAATATCCAGCCGGCGAATACGCCCTCCATCGCGCTCGCCGCCGCCTGCGGCTTTCACAAGGAAGGCTTCTCGCCGCGCTACCTGAAGGTGCGTGGCAAGTGGCGAGACCACGAGCGCTGGGCGATCGTGCGGCCTTAG
- a CDS encoding TIGR03067 domain-containing protein — protein MNIFWRILPVLLAVLVGSSCGERGSTAGTSASPADTKAFKIEGEWEPVDGTSNGEAPPPGYFDDMVFEFRAGKMRLNGSSAVDYSIDASTTPARIDIKNSLNQVGILKLEGDRLHLCTGVGGRRPKEFKTAAGSNETYLVLKRKEKPGEFLPVDLKVGGIYAKESDDGKYSLLKVLRVEDDIVHIRFYEDRFDKIPLGVVTKDLKVLTSHAPLERKAFLEAERDLVAIEAVSEDELGGYRLYQKAMEEGTR, from the coding sequence ATGAATATTTTCTGGCGTATCTTGCCGGTCCTTCTGGCAGTCCTTGTGGGATCTTCCTGCGGCGAACGCGGCAGCACCGCCGGTACCAGTGCCAGTCCCGCGGATACCAAGGCCTTCAAGATCGAGGGCGAATGGGAACCGGTGGATGGCACCTCCAATGGGGAAGCGCCGCCACCCGGCTACTTTGATGACATGGTCTTCGAGTTCAGGGCCGGGAAGATGCGGCTCAACGGGTCGAGCGCTGTGGACTACAGCATCGATGCCAGCACCACCCCGGCGCGGATCGATATCAAGAATAGCCTGAACCAAGTGGGCATCCTGAAGCTGGAAGGAGACCGCCTGCATCTCTGCACCGGCGTGGGCGGGCGCAGGCCGAAGGAGTTCAAGACAGCGGCAGGTAGCAACGAGACCTATCTGGTGCTCAAGCGGAAGGAGAAGCCCGGTGAGTTCCTGCCCGTGGACCTGAAGGTCGGCGGCATCTATGCCAAGGAGAGCGACGACGGGAAGTACAGTCTCCTGAAGGTCCTGCGCGTGGAGGACGACATCGTGCACATCCGTTTCTATGAAGACCGCTTCGACAAGATTCCGTTGGGTGTCGTGACCAAGGATCTCAAGGTCCTAACCAGCCACGCCCCGCTGGAGCGGAAGGCCTTCTTGGAAGCGGAGCGCGACCTCGTCGCTATTGAGGCGGTCTCGGAAGACGAGTTGGGCGGCTACCGGCTTTATCAGAAAGCGATGGAGGAGGGGACTCGATGA
- a CDS encoding GyrI-like domain-containing protein, with product MADEIHVIDVAPVFTAVIRERVARDELSRFVPAACGEVWSFLRDAGLPKPGRHLALYGADGMVEAGVEVGSPLINSGRVLGSQLPSGRAITMVHHGPYDRLGETHARIREWCAVQGFRSAGICWELYGHWEEGWEEDASLIRTDAFHLLKPEDIQPADPP from the coding sequence ATGGCGGATGAGATCCATGTCATCGATGTCGCGCCGGTCTTCACCGCGGTGATCCGGGAGCGAGTGGCGCGTGATGAGCTATCCCGTTTCGTCCCCGCGGCGTGTGGCGAGGTCTGGTCCTTCCTCCGCGATGCCGGCCTGCCGAAGCCGGGTCGTCATCTCGCGCTCTATGGAGCGGATGGCATGGTGGAGGCGGGCGTAGAGGTCGGCAGCCCTTTAATCAACTCGGGTCGGGTGCTCGGCTCGCAACTGCCTTCGGGTCGCGCGATCACGATGGTTCACCACGGTCCCTATGATCGACTTGGAGAAACGCATGCGCGCATCCGCGAGTGGTGCGCGGTGCAGGGTTTCCGCAGCGCGGGCATCTGCTGGGAGCTCTACGGTCACTGGGAGGAGGGGTGGGAAGAGGATGCTTCCCTGATCCGCACCGATGCGTTTCATCTTCTCAAGCCGGAAGATATCCAGCCCGCAGATCCGCCATGA
- a CDS encoding MmcQ/YjbR family DNA-binding protein: MKLAAIRTHALALPEVTEEPHFDFSSFRVRGKIFATVPPDEEHLHVFLKEGSRIAALEQCCAFAEDLHWGKKVLGLRVSLPEANAAAVKKLLELAWQEKAPKTLAAQWRGNRLQS, translated from the coding sequence ATGAAACTCGCTGCCATCCGCACTCATGCCCTCGCGCTTCCGGAAGTCACGGAAGAGCCGCACTTCGACTTCTCCTCTTTCCGGGTGCGCGGGAAGATCTTCGCCACAGTGCCGCCGGATGAGGAGCACCTGCATGTCTTCCTCAAGGAGGGATCGCGGATCGCCGCGCTGGAGCAGTGCTGCGCCTTCGCGGAGGACCTGCACTGGGGGAAGAAGGTCCTCGGCCTACGCGTTTCACTGCCGGAGGCGAATGCCGCCGCGGTGAAGAAGCTGCTCGAACTAGCGTGGCAGGAGAAAGCGCCCAAAACCCTCGCCGCGCAGTGGCGCGGGAATCGTTTGCAAAGCTAA
- a CDS encoding transglutaminase-like domain-containing protein — MTNSTDTSPERLSVLLRLLDDDSPPVRASVEKALGAFGGDVSELLGESAVKLNEADTELLSLLLLPARRERLRREWIVPAGGAAAVADDWDQFEALLRSLSDYLHDGVSLRQPLGDALDLIAEELEVTGADLGATGINAALFESGRFTANTGEEDDPDNYDLAHVLAGNPSNAVGLGIIFLLVAHRLEIDVDGLLLPRSLLCRYHDDSSVILSEPLVKGRRVQPDDLAHRMRRYPRDIRMIATRAATPGELLVRVVEELATAWSVRGEQEDAELMEELLATLVKAPF; from the coding sequence GTGACCAACAGTACCGACACTTCTCCGGAGCGCCTCTCCGTCCTGCTGAGGCTGCTCGACGACGATTCACCGCCCGTGCGTGCTTCGGTGGAGAAGGCCTTGGGCGCTTTCGGTGGGGATGTGAGCGAGCTGCTGGGCGAGTCCGCGGTGAAGCTGAACGAGGCCGATACCGAGCTGCTCTCCCTGCTGCTGCTGCCGGCCCGGCGAGAGCGCCTGCGCCGCGAGTGGATCGTGCCCGCCGGCGGTGCCGCCGCCGTGGCGGACGATTGGGATCAATTCGAAGCGCTGCTCCGCAGCCTGTCCGATTACCTGCACGATGGCGTGAGCCTGCGCCAACCGCTGGGCGATGCGCTCGACCTGATCGCCGAGGAGCTGGAGGTCACCGGTGCCGATCTGGGTGCCACCGGGATCAACGCCGCTCTTTTCGAAAGCGGCCGCTTCACCGCGAACACCGGTGAGGAAGATGATCCGGACAACTACGATCTGGCCCATGTGCTGGCGGGTAATCCCTCGAATGCCGTCGGGCTGGGTATCATCTTCCTGCTGGTCGCTCACCGTCTGGAGATCGATGTGGACGGGCTGCTGCTGCCGCGTTCCCTGCTCTGCCGCTATCACGACGACAGCAGCGTGATCCTCAGCGAGCCGCTGGTGAAGGGTCGCCGCGTACAGCCGGATGATCTGGCGCACCGCATGCGCCGCTACCCGCGGGATATCCGCATGATCGCCACCCGTGCCGCCACGCCGGGCGAGCTGCTGGTGCGCGTGGTGGAGGAGCTGGCTACCGCATGGTCCGTGCGCGGCGAGCAAGAGGATGCCGAGCTGATGGAAGAACTGCTGGCCACGCTGGTGAAGGCGCCGTTCTGA
- a CDS encoding HNH endonuclease signature motif containing protein, giving the protein MRNARFTRKISKAKTFRSLRDTRTYDRAWHAYSRRYLVAQPICYCDRVRTWQGGTVVVVSFGPVGAVAPAGHTDHIRPVRMGGAMYDPANHQPLCHSCHSKKTARFG; this is encoded by the coding sequence ATGCGAAATGCACGATTCACCCGTAAGATAAGCAAGGCTAAGACATTTCGAAGCCTTAGAGATACAAGGACATACGATAGGGCTTGGCATGCCTACAGCCGTCGCTACCTCGTAGCTCAGCCGATCTGCTATTGCGATCGGGTAAGGACGTGGCAGGGCGGCACCGTGGTTGTTGTGTCCTTCGGCCCCGTGGGAGCTGTCGCACCAGCAGGGCACACCGATCACATCCGCCCGGTGCGGATGGGAGGCGCGATGTATGACCCGGCAAACCATCAGCCTCTCTGCCATTCCTGCCATTCCAAGAAGACAGCGAGATTCGGCTGA
- a CDS encoding phage terminase small subunit P27 family, which yields MGARGPAPKDNLASMAGVLEPLRQKAPDGIRGGSSAKKEYERLAAQLSKLGHLTDLNRQALVNYCEARELADMALDELHALGVTLENAESGNRYMNPAMTALSMSLATMEREAKALGMTPAALQSIKNVKPQKSEKKEGGPSAFLT from the coding sequence ATGGGAGCCCGCGGACCAGCACCGAAAGACAACCTCGCCTCGATGGCCGGGGTGCTCGAACCCTTGCGCCAGAAGGCTCCGGACGGGATCCGCGGCGGCAGCAGCGCGAAGAAGGAGTATGAGCGTCTTGCTGCCCAGCTTTCGAAGCTGGGCCACCTCACCGACCTCAACCGGCAGGCGCTCGTGAACTACTGCGAGGCTCGCGAGCTCGCTGACATGGCCCTCGATGAACTCCACGCTCTGGGGGTCACCTTGGAGAATGCCGAGAGCGGGAACCGCTACATGAACCCGGCCATGACGGCCTTGTCGATGTCCCTTGCGACCATGGAGCGGGAGGCGAAGGCGCTGGGCATGACTCCCGCCGCATTGCAGTCGATCAAGAACGTCAAACCCCAGAAGAGTGAAAAGAAAGAGGGAGGACCCAGCGCCTTCCTCACCTAA
- a CDS encoding terminase large subunit has translation MPPVEHVAETYAREVTGGARLACQWVRLACERFLRDLKRKDIRFDVAAADRAIAFIESFRHYKGEWAGQRMKLEAWQKFVIGNIFGWKWSASGLRRFKYAHVEVPRKNGKTLLAAGISLYMLCADGEGGAEVYNAATKKDQAMILHKDARVLIEKSKDPDFKAAFSIRKNPPIIEYEAADSYMRPLGRDTEGDTTDGLNPHAIIADETHAWATEGFWNVLNSALGARSQPLFLMITTAGYRLSGVGRQHSLIVQRILRQEDGGEGDDYFGIIYTIDEGDNIEEPLTWAKANPLYGITVNEKKFRSQIALAKANPAINRELKTKWLNLWINQASLWLDSDKWLHCKLEFDKEQLAGKRCYGGLDLAITRDLSALVWVFPPQEGIERWTFLPYFWCPAEDIVTRSKRDKVPYQTWAEKGFIIPTPGEVMDQGYIHRQILEDCGRYDVQAVGYDKTYAASLINPLVEQGVNMMSFSQGIMTISPYAKELERLVIEGTNLNHFGHPVLAWNAGNVVVHMDANGNIKPDKKNSEDRIDGIIAAIMGLGVAIETEYGGSLAGDWGCTVL, from the coding sequence GTGCCACCGGTCGAGCACGTGGCAGAGACCTATGCCCGCGAGGTGACGGGAGGCGCGAGGCTTGCCTGCCAATGGGTGCGGCTGGCATGTGAGCGGTTCCTGCGCGACCTGAAGCGGAAGGATATCCGCTTCGATGTCGCCGCGGCGGACCGTGCGATCGCGTTCATCGAGAGCTTCCGCCACTACAAGGGCGAGTGGGCGGGCCAGCGGATGAAGCTCGAGGCATGGCAGAAGTTCGTCATCGGCAACATCTTCGGGTGGAAGTGGTCAGCGAGCGGCCTGCGGCGATTCAAGTATGCCCACGTCGAGGTACCGCGGAAGAACGGCAAGACCCTGCTAGCCGCCGGTATCTCGCTCTACATGCTGTGTGCCGACGGGGAAGGCGGGGCCGAGGTCTACAATGCCGCCACCAAGAAGGATCAGGCGATGATCCTCCACAAGGATGCGAGGGTCCTGATCGAAAAGAGCAAGGACCCGGACTTCAAGGCGGCTTTCTCGATCCGGAAGAACCCTCCGATCATCGAGTATGAGGCGGCGGACAGCTACATGCGCCCGCTCGGCCGCGACACCGAAGGCGACACCACCGACGGCCTCAACCCGCATGCCATCATAGCCGACGAAACCCATGCCTGGGCGACCGAGGGTTTCTGGAACGTGCTCAACTCGGCCCTCGGGGCGCGGTCGCAGCCTCTTTTTCTGATGATCACCACGGCCGGTTACCGCTTGTCGGGCGTGGGCCGCCAACACTCGCTGATCGTGCAGCGCATCCTCAGGCAGGAAGACGGAGGCGAGGGCGACGATTACTTCGGCATCATCTACACGATCGACGAGGGCGACAACATCGAGGAACCGCTCACTTGGGCGAAGGCCAATCCCCTCTATGGGATCACGGTCAACGAGAAGAAGTTCAGGTCGCAGATCGCCTTGGCCAAGGCCAACCCGGCGATCAACCGAGAGCTCAAAACCAAGTGGCTGAACCTATGGATCAATCAGGCCTCGCTGTGGCTGGACTCCGACAAATGGCTGCATTGCAAGCTGGAGTTCGACAAGGAGCAGCTCGCGGGCAAGCGCTGCTACGGTGGCCTCGATCTGGCCATCACGCGCGACCTCTCGGCGCTGGTGTGGGTCTTTCCCCCGCAGGAAGGCATCGAGCGGTGGACCTTCCTGCCCTACTTCTGGTGTCCCGCGGAGGACATCGTCACTCGCTCGAAGCGCGACAAGGTGCCCTATCAGACCTGGGCGGAGAAGGGATTCATCATTCCGACGCCGGGCGAGGTGATGGACCAGGGCTACATCCACCGGCAGATCCTCGAGGACTGCGGACGCTACGACGTGCAGGCGGTGGGCTACGACAAGACCTATGCCGCCTCACTGATCAACCCGTTGGTGGAGCAAGGGGTCAACATGATGAGCTTCTCACAAGGGATCATGACGATCTCGCCTTATGCGAAGGAGCTGGAGCGCTTGGTGATCGAGGGCACCAACTTGAACCACTTCGGCCACCCTGTGCTGGCATGGAATGCCGGCAACGTAGTGGTGCACATGGACGCAAACGGCAACATCAAGCCGGACAAGAAGAACTCGGAGGACCGGATCGACGGGATCATCGCGGCGATCATGGGTCTCGGGGTGGCAATCGAGACCGAATACGGTGGCTCGCTCGCCGGCGACTGGGGTTGCACCGTTCTATAG